One region of Culex pipiens pallens isolate TS chromosome 2, TS_CPP_V2, whole genome shotgun sequence genomic DNA includes:
- the LOC120416079 gene encoding putative uncharacterized protein MYH16 isoform X3, translating to MDSGACPAVDHQQQEPVPTMTTSPTDQQEDGGGGDCARCGESRSLDASLMEELNQQYERRLRIVEDHGDDLQFKVQLFSDWIKQLRTMNLDLVEAIQNIQDTCRTRLEQMRDMYRKNEARFGPEAAKRLEGDRSALLEVIRRAYTTGSWDISGIEFFNVSIEELFGSRGDAAKVKVEEPTISVNLAVSSNYPIENAQVEELRQELDAKERQIKNLEQLLEEKFHQTESEFDTDSNIRSADCDSNSKPMLDQLRHMMQEKNQELEQRSLRIDEMSKEIDLLNNSLESLKDSNKLHSQSDTKLLQELQNVSRANSEELDATKRENAELRKQINTLKNQLDSQCIPPAALESMALVDSLASESCTSLGSGSSGSSVETVVHSSDLKSKLLELQAVRAGQDNVIAELRGKLNANESELRALHNDYDNNERKLFLIRTEIVRLIRATRENFSKSGITLAYSVRALEEFLSQPLIGVNLSDFTLDEKDQAILTCLQQHLGAIVQVFLQSLENQSEIRAALEDSRQEIMLLQQENRKNQQLIELLKAEDQQQLDEEGDSATTLEDKETSIDSDIMSSVSYEQTITESLAAQRARMQHVLRDMAKEISYLLGKDLSSESLSTFSELDATPLHYLIEDLKREIDAKDTLLQGKTESIVQLEERVTVREKELHRLKLRHDSASQERTSYEKRIEHLQEALREHDRTIEVFRQQNAILGQQLEDMSETLQTYKENLRRTVEEKNNAEDECKNQLVTICNLRSALEETKRNGGASIQQLHDVIQTLQSEVALLSEHLNYAFRENLAKDAELEQYRDANLQLRCQLAELNRDVQELKDIVSLVDVRRELEDQKHRHVALLKDEMKSLQAQMADFQREIASRQRDREYLTYFREKCAELEMEHQLELQRMRDEIESLSGQLAGYSETSVQHEQLLRESNTLQNTIQELQNHNDVLQKAIQSHEESIEQLQQELSTSKFQFGNINQELENLKASCSEKDSKIISLNVEREKLQGDLSLHKRMCKCNFNTNVKERSKTPVSHSLQKQVVQKSLEATKAADALKQKTAELKKLETQYVEERIRLTEQTTDLFTQIGKLKGKNSNLEQSLFNKEELIERLQQNLRDLTQRLTAKSEIAQTMETRSVNLSQKLDKIREDSTAREKRLSEELNTIRRSSQDQQNQLQQCENQLAWHREELKELRGKAEAVLKERNSLRQQTSDLTSKLSIAAGKESALCEVLKQLQDELSTKTSRLAEVEDNYRKISHAYQNLRVFNEDLAKQNQAARVHLENYKALVEFKRQTINTVELGRKCAEESRARERLLEQKIAEQKRLIGQLREDRVKLMDKLQDYHKDSLILNQTIEGYQQTYDDSRRNQNTSLHQPFYPSGAFRLVRSSSDPNCKEGDDLLRKLQLTRSRLHRTREFWQQGIKEILAPK from the exons GTCCAGCTGTTCAGCGACTGGATCAAGCAGCTGCGCACGATGAACCTGGACCTGGTGGAGGCGATCCAGAACATCCAGGACACGTGCCGCACGCGGCTGGAGCAAATGCGCGACATGTACCGCAAAAACGAGGCCCGCTTCGGGCCGGAAGCGGCCAAACGGCTCGAGGGTGACCGCAGTGCCCTGCTGGAGGTCATCCGGAGGGCGTACACCACCGGTAGCTGGGACATTAGCGGCATTGAGTTCTTCAACGTGAGCATCGAGGAGCTGTTTGGAAGTCGCGGTGATGCGGCGAAGGTGAAGGTGGAGGAACCGACCATATCGGTGAATCTGGCCGTTTCGTCAAACTATCCGATTGAGAACGCCCAGGTGGAGGAGCTGCGGCAAGAGCTGGACGCGAAGGAACG aCAAATCAAAAACCTGGAACAGCTGTTGGAGGAAAAGTTCCATCAGACGGAGAGTGAATTCGATACGGATTCCAACATTCGGTCGGCAGATTGTGATTCCAACAGTAAGCCAATGTTGGATCAGCTGAGACATATGATGCAGGAAAAGAACCAAGAGTTGGAGCAGCGATCGCTGCGTATTGATGAGATGAGCAAAGAAATAGATCTCCTGAATAACTCGTTGGAATCTTTGAAGGATTCCAATAAG CTTCACTCCCAGTCGGACACCAAATTGCTGCAAGAGTTGCAGAACGTCTCTCGTGCAAACTCGGAGGAATTGGACGCCACCAAGCGGGAAAACGCCGAGCTTCGCAAGCAAATCAACACCTTGAAAAACCAGCTAGATTCACAG TGCATTCCTCCGGCCGCGCTCGAATCGATGGCCCTGGTCGACTCGCTCGCCTCCGAATCGTGTACCTCCCTGGGCAGTGGCAGTTCCGGCTCGTCCGTCGAAACGGTCGTCCACTCGAGCGATCTCAAGTCGAAGCTGCTCGAGCTGCAAGCGGTACGAGCCGGCCAGGACAACGTGATTGCCGAGCTGCGCGGCAAGCTGAACGCCAACGAGAGCGAGCTGAGAGCGCTG caCAACGATTACGACAACAACGAGCGCAAGTTGTTTTTAATACGCACGGAGATTGTGAGACTGATTAGAGCTACGAGGGAGAACTTTAGCAAGTCCGGTATCACCCTAGCGTACAGCGTTCGAGCGTTGGAGGAGTTCCTGTCGCAACCGTTGATTGGTGTTAACTTGTCCGATTTTACGCTAGACGAGAAGGATCAGGCCATCTTGACCTGTCTGCAGCAGCATCTGGGAGCGATCGTGCAGGTGTTTCTGCAGTCGCTGGAGAATCAAAGCGAAATACGGGCAGCCCTGGAGGATTCCCGTCAGGAGATCATGT TGCTGCAGCAAGAAAACCGCAAAAACCAACAGCTCATCGAGCTGCTAAAGGCGGAGGATCAGCAGCAGCTAGACGAGGAGGGAGATTCCGCGACCACCCTCGAGGACAAGGAAACATCAATCGATTCCGACATCATGAGCAGCGTATCGTACGAACAGACG ATAACCGAATCGCTTGCAGCTCAGCGCGCCCGAATGCAGCATGTTCTCAGAGACATGGCAAAAGAGATTTCCTATCTG TTAGGAAAGGATTTGTCAAGCGAATCCTTGAGCACGTTCTCCGAGCTGGACGCCACCCCGCTGCACTACCTGATCGAGGACCTGAAGCGCGAGATCGACGCCAAGGACACGCTGCTGCAGGGCAAAACGGAAAGCATCGTCCAGCTGGAGGAACGCGTGACCGTGCGGGAGAAGGAACTGCACCGGCTAAAGTTGCGCCACGATTCCGCCAGTCAGGAACGAACGAGTTATGAGAAAAGG ATCGAGCATTTGCAAGAGGCACTGCGCGAGCATGACCGGACGATCGAGGTGTTCCGGCAGCAGAATGCCATCCTCGGCCAACAGCTGGAAGATATGAGCGAAACG cTGCAAACGTACAAAGAAAACCTCCGGCGGACCGTCGAAGAGAAAAACAACGCCGAGGACGAG tgtaaaaatcagctcGTGACCATCTGCAATCTTCGATCGGCCCTCGAGGAGACAAAGCGCAACGGGGGCGCTTCC ATCCAACAGCTTCACGACGTGATTCAAACGCTGCAGTCGGAGGTAGCGCTGCTAAGTGAACATTTGAACTATGCATTTCGGGAG AATCTCGCCAAGGACGCCGAGCTGGAGCAGTACCGGGACGCGAACCTGCAGTTGCGTTGCCAGCTGGCCGAGCTGAACAGGGACGTGCAGGAGCTGAAGGACATCGTTTCGCTGGTTGACGTTCGCAGGGAG CTCGAGGACCAGAAGCACCGACACGTGGCGCTGCTCAAGGATGAAATGAAAAGCCTGCAGGCCCAGATGGCCGATTTCCAGCGCGAGATTGCCTCCAGACAGCGTGACCGTGAATACCTGACCTACTTCCGGGAAAAGTGCGCCGAACTG GAAATGGAACACCAGCTGGAACTGCAGCGGATGCGGGACGAAATCGAGTCCCTTAGCGGCCAACTGGCGGGCTACAGTGAAACG AGCGTTCAGCACGAGCAACTGTTGCGGGAGTCGAACACGCTGCAGAACACGATACAGGAGCTGCAGAACCACAACGATGTGCTCCAGAAGGCGATCCAGTCGCACGAGGAAAGCATCGAGCAGCTGCAGCAGGAGCTCAGCACGTCCAAGTTTCAG TTCGGTAATATCAACCAGGAGCTAGAGAACCTTAAAGCATCGTGCAGTGAGAAAGATAGCAAAATTATAAGTCTCAACGTGGAGCGGGAGAAGCTGCAGGGTGATTTGAGTCTGCACAAACGGATGTGCAAATGTAACTTTAATACAAATGTGAAGGAGAGG TCCAAAACGCCCGTGTCGCACTCGCTCCAGAAGCAGGTGGTGCAGAAATCCCTCGAAGCAACCAAGGCGGCGGATGCGTTGAAACAGAAAACAGCCGAGTTAAAGAAGCTCGAGACGCAGTACGTGGAGGAGCGGATTCGGCTTACGGAGCAAACGACGGATCTCTTCACGCAG ATTGGCAAGCTGAAAGGCAAAAACTCAAACCTGGAGCAAAGCCTGTTCAACAAGGAGGAACTCATAGAGCGGTTACAACAGAACCTCCGCGATCTAACGCAACGGTTGACGGCCAAATCAGAGATTGCACAAACCATGGAAACCAGAAGCGTCAA CCTCTCACAAAAACTGGACAAAATCCGGGAGGACTCGACGGCGCGGGAAAAGCGCCTCTCGGAGGAACTCAACACCATTCGGCGCAGCTCGCAGGACCAGCAGAACCAGCTGCAGCAGTGCGAGAACCAGCTGGCGTGGCACCGCGAAGAGCTGAAGGAACTCCGAGGGAAGGCCGAAGCCGTGCTGAAGGAG AGAAATTCTTTGCGTCAACAAACGTCGGATCTCACCAGCAAACTGTCGATAGCTGCGGGGAAGGAGAGTGCCCTGTGTGAAGTACTTAAACAGCTCCAGGATGAGCTATCTACCAAAACTAGTCGATTAGCG GAAGTGGAGGACAACTATCGTAAGATAAGCCACGCGTACCAAAATCTACGAGTGTTCAACGAAGATCTCGCCAAGCAGAACCAGGCGGCTCGCGTTCATCTGGAGAACTACAAGGCGCTGGTGGAGTTCAAGCGGCAAACCATCAACACCGTCGAGCTGGGCCGGAAGTGTGCCGAAGAGTCCCGAGCGCGGGAACGTTTGCTGGAGCAGAAAATTGCCGAACAGAAGCGGTTGATTGGCCAACTGCGCGAGGATCGTGTCAAGCTGATGGATAAACTTCAAGATTACCACAAGGACTCGTTGATCCTGAACCAAACGATCGAGGGTTACCAGCAAACGTACGACGACAGTCGAAG AAACCAAAATACTTCTCTGCATCAACCATTCTATCCATCCGGAGCGTTCCGTCTGGTTCGGTCCAGCAGTGATCCAAACTGTAAAGAG GGTGACGATTTGCTACGGAAGCTTCAGCTGACCAGGTCCCGGCTGCACAGGACGAGGGAGTTTTGGCAGCAGGGCATCAAAGAGATTTTGGCACCCAAGTGA
- the LOC120416079 gene encoding major antigen-like isoform X4, with protein MDSGACPAVDHQQQEPVPTMTTSPTDQQEDGGGGDCARCGESRSLDASLMEELNQQYERRLRIVEDHGDDLQFKVQLFSDWIKQLRTMNLDLVEAIQNIQDTCRTRLEQMRDMYRKNEARFGPEAAKRLEGDRSALLEVIRRAYTTGSWDISGIEFFNVSIEELFGSRGDAAKVKVEEPTISVNLAVSSNYPIENAQVEELRQELDAKERQIKNLEQLLEEKFHQTESEFDTDSNIRSADCDSNSKPMLDQLRHMMQEKNQELEQRSLRIDEMSKEIDLLNNSLESLKDSNKLHSQSDTKLLQELQNVSRANSEELDATKRENAELRKQINTLKNQLDSQSIVDNRSLVDEVKNHYDRNRQLERKLRKCEQSLAEANSAVSHRNKVIDQLRQERNCLKKCIPPAALESMALVDSLASESCTSLGSGSSGSSVETVVHSSDLKSKLLELQAVRAGQDNVIAELRGKLNANESELRALHNDYDNNERKLFLIRTEIVRLIRATRENFSKSGITLAYSVRALEEFLSQPLIGVNLSDFTLDEKDQAILTCLQQHLGAIVQVFLQSLENQSEIRAALEDSRQEIMLLQQENRKNQQLIELLKAEDQQQLDEEGDSATTLEDKETSIDSDIMSSVSYEQTITESLAAQRARMQHVLRDMAKEISYLLGKDLSSESLSTFSELDATPLHYLIEDLKREIDAKDTLLQGKTESIVQLEERVTVREKELHRLKLRHDSASQERTSYEKRIEHLQEALREHDRTIEVFRQQNAILGQQLEDMSETLQTYKENLRRTVEEKNNAEDELEDQKHRHVALLKDEMKSLQAQMADFQREIASRQRDREYLTYFREKCAELEMEHQLELQRMRDEIESLSGQLAGYSETSVQHEQLLRESNTLQNTIQELQNHNDVLQKAIQSHEESIEQLQQELSTSKFQFGNINQELENLKASCSEKDSKIISLNVEREKLQGDLSLHKRMCKCNFNTNVKERSKTPVSHSLQKQVVQKSLEATKAADALKQKTAELKKLETQYVEERIRLTEQTTDLFTQIGKLKGKNSNLEQSLFNKEELIERLQQNLRDLTQRLTAKSEIAQTMETRSVNLSQKLDKIREDSTAREKRLSEELNTIRRSSQDQQNQLQQCENQLAWHREELKELRGKAEAVLKERNSLRQQTSDLTSKLSIAAGKESALCEVLKQLQDELSTKTSRLAEVEDNYRKISHAYQNLRVFNEDLAKQNQAARVHLENYKALVEFKRQTINTVELGRKCAEESRARERLLEQKIAEQKRLIGQLREDRVKLMDKLQDYHKDSLILNQTIEGYQQTYDDSRRNQNTSLHQPFYPSGAFRLVRSSSDPNCKEGDDLLRKLQLTRSRLHRTREFWQQGIKEILAPK; from the exons GTCCAGCTGTTCAGCGACTGGATCAAGCAGCTGCGCACGATGAACCTGGACCTGGTGGAGGCGATCCAGAACATCCAGGACACGTGCCGCACGCGGCTGGAGCAAATGCGCGACATGTACCGCAAAAACGAGGCCCGCTTCGGGCCGGAAGCGGCCAAACGGCTCGAGGGTGACCGCAGTGCCCTGCTGGAGGTCATCCGGAGGGCGTACACCACCGGTAGCTGGGACATTAGCGGCATTGAGTTCTTCAACGTGAGCATCGAGGAGCTGTTTGGAAGTCGCGGTGATGCGGCGAAGGTGAAGGTGGAGGAACCGACCATATCGGTGAATCTGGCCGTTTCGTCAAACTATCCGATTGAGAACGCCCAGGTGGAGGAGCTGCGGCAAGAGCTGGACGCGAAGGAACG aCAAATCAAAAACCTGGAACAGCTGTTGGAGGAAAAGTTCCATCAGACGGAGAGTGAATTCGATACGGATTCCAACATTCGGTCGGCAGATTGTGATTCCAACAGTAAGCCAATGTTGGATCAGCTGAGACATATGATGCAGGAAAAGAACCAAGAGTTGGAGCAGCGATCGCTGCGTATTGATGAGATGAGCAAAGAAATAGATCTCCTGAATAACTCGTTGGAATCTTTGAAGGATTCCAATAAG CTTCACTCCCAGTCGGACACCAAATTGCTGCAAGAGTTGCAGAACGTCTCTCGTGCAAACTCGGAGGAATTGGACGCCACCAAGCGGGAAAACGCCGAGCTTCGCAAGCAAATCAACACCTTGAAAAACCAGCTAGATTCACAG TCAATTGTCGACAACCGGTCGCTGGTCGACGAGGTGAAGAACCACTACGACCGTAACCGGCAGCTCGAGCGGAAGCTGCGCAAGTGTGAACAGTCGCTGGCGGAGGCGAACAGCGCCGTAAGCCACCGGAACAAAGTGATTGACCAGCTGCGGCAGGAGCGGAACTGCCTGAAGAAG TGCATTCCTCCGGCCGCGCTCGAATCGATGGCCCTGGTCGACTCGCTCGCCTCCGAATCGTGTACCTCCCTGGGCAGTGGCAGTTCCGGCTCGTCCGTCGAAACGGTCGTCCACTCGAGCGATCTCAAGTCGAAGCTGCTCGAGCTGCAAGCGGTACGAGCCGGCCAGGACAACGTGATTGCCGAGCTGCGCGGCAAGCTGAACGCCAACGAGAGCGAGCTGAGAGCGCTG caCAACGATTACGACAACAACGAGCGCAAGTTGTTTTTAATACGCACGGAGATTGTGAGACTGATTAGAGCTACGAGGGAGAACTTTAGCAAGTCCGGTATCACCCTAGCGTACAGCGTTCGAGCGTTGGAGGAGTTCCTGTCGCAACCGTTGATTGGTGTTAACTTGTCCGATTTTACGCTAGACGAGAAGGATCAGGCCATCTTGACCTGTCTGCAGCAGCATCTGGGAGCGATCGTGCAGGTGTTTCTGCAGTCGCTGGAGAATCAAAGCGAAATACGGGCAGCCCTGGAGGATTCCCGTCAGGAGATCATGT TGCTGCAGCAAGAAAACCGCAAAAACCAACAGCTCATCGAGCTGCTAAAGGCGGAGGATCAGCAGCAGCTAGACGAGGAGGGAGATTCCGCGACCACCCTCGAGGACAAGGAAACATCAATCGATTCCGACATCATGAGCAGCGTATCGTACGAACAGACG ATAACCGAATCGCTTGCAGCTCAGCGCGCCCGAATGCAGCATGTTCTCAGAGACATGGCAAAAGAGATTTCCTATCTG TTAGGAAAGGATTTGTCAAGCGAATCCTTGAGCACGTTCTCCGAGCTGGACGCCACCCCGCTGCACTACCTGATCGAGGACCTGAAGCGCGAGATCGACGCCAAGGACACGCTGCTGCAGGGCAAAACGGAAAGCATCGTCCAGCTGGAGGAACGCGTGACCGTGCGGGAGAAGGAACTGCACCGGCTAAAGTTGCGCCACGATTCCGCCAGTCAGGAACGAACGAGTTATGAGAAAAGG ATCGAGCATTTGCAAGAGGCACTGCGCGAGCATGACCGGACGATCGAGGTGTTCCGGCAGCAGAATGCCATCCTCGGCCAACAGCTGGAAGATATGAGCGAAACG cTGCAAACGTACAAAGAAAACCTCCGGCGGACCGTCGAAGAGAAAAACAACGCCGAGGACGAG CTCGAGGACCAGAAGCACCGACACGTGGCGCTGCTCAAGGATGAAATGAAAAGCCTGCAGGCCCAGATGGCCGATTTCCAGCGCGAGATTGCCTCCAGACAGCGTGACCGTGAATACCTGACCTACTTCCGGGAAAAGTGCGCCGAACTG GAAATGGAACACCAGCTGGAACTGCAGCGGATGCGGGACGAAATCGAGTCCCTTAGCGGCCAACTGGCGGGCTACAGTGAAACG AGCGTTCAGCACGAGCAACTGTTGCGGGAGTCGAACACGCTGCAGAACACGATACAGGAGCTGCAGAACCACAACGATGTGCTCCAGAAGGCGATCCAGTCGCACGAGGAAAGCATCGAGCAGCTGCAGCAGGAGCTCAGCACGTCCAAGTTTCAG TTCGGTAATATCAACCAGGAGCTAGAGAACCTTAAAGCATCGTGCAGTGAGAAAGATAGCAAAATTATAAGTCTCAACGTGGAGCGGGAGAAGCTGCAGGGTGATTTGAGTCTGCACAAACGGATGTGCAAATGTAACTTTAATACAAATGTGAAGGAGAGG TCCAAAACGCCCGTGTCGCACTCGCTCCAGAAGCAGGTGGTGCAGAAATCCCTCGAAGCAACCAAGGCGGCGGATGCGTTGAAACAGAAAACAGCCGAGTTAAAGAAGCTCGAGACGCAGTACGTGGAGGAGCGGATTCGGCTTACGGAGCAAACGACGGATCTCTTCACGCAG ATTGGCAAGCTGAAAGGCAAAAACTCAAACCTGGAGCAAAGCCTGTTCAACAAGGAGGAACTCATAGAGCGGTTACAACAGAACCTCCGCGATCTAACGCAACGGTTGACGGCCAAATCAGAGATTGCACAAACCATGGAAACCAGAAGCGTCAA CCTCTCACAAAAACTGGACAAAATCCGGGAGGACTCGACGGCGCGGGAAAAGCGCCTCTCGGAGGAACTCAACACCATTCGGCGCAGCTCGCAGGACCAGCAGAACCAGCTGCAGCAGTGCGAGAACCAGCTGGCGTGGCACCGCGAAGAGCTGAAGGAACTCCGAGGGAAGGCCGAAGCCGTGCTGAAGGAG AGAAATTCTTTGCGTCAACAAACGTCGGATCTCACCAGCAAACTGTCGATAGCTGCGGGGAAGGAGAGTGCCCTGTGTGAAGTACTTAAACAGCTCCAGGATGAGCTATCTACCAAAACTAGTCGATTAGCG GAAGTGGAGGACAACTATCGTAAGATAAGCCACGCGTACCAAAATCTACGAGTGTTCAACGAAGATCTCGCCAAGCAGAACCAGGCGGCTCGCGTTCATCTGGAGAACTACAAGGCGCTGGTGGAGTTCAAGCGGCAAACCATCAACACCGTCGAGCTGGGCCGGAAGTGTGCCGAAGAGTCCCGAGCGCGGGAACGTTTGCTGGAGCAGAAAATTGCCGAACAGAAGCGGTTGATTGGCCAACTGCGCGAGGATCGTGTCAAGCTGATGGATAAACTTCAAGATTACCACAAGGACTCGTTGATCCTGAACCAAACGATCGAGGGTTACCAGCAAACGTACGACGACAGTCGAAG AAACCAAAATACTTCTCTGCATCAACCATTCTATCCATCCGGAGCGTTCCGTCTGGTTCGGTCCAGCAGTGATCCAAACTGTAAAGAG GGTGACGATTTGCTACGGAAGCTTCAGCTGACCAGGTCCCGGCTGCACAGGACGAGGGAGTTTTGGCAGCAGGGCATCAAAGAGATTTTGGCACCCAAGTGA